In the Methylophilus sp. 5 genome, one interval contains:
- the fdhF gene encoding formate dehydrogenase subunit alpha, with the protein MDDIKYASSQTPALKYDADTDYGTPKSDSTTMVTLSIDGVDVTVPDGTSIMHAAQLGGVTVPKLCATDSLEPFGSCRLCLVEIEGRRGYPASCTTPVAPGLKVKTQTPKLADVRRGVMELYISDHPLDCLTCGANGDCELQDMAGAVGLREVRYGYEGENHLGQAKDESNPYFTFDPSKCIVCSRCVRACEETQGTFALTIQGRGFDSKVSAGNTDFLDSECVSCGACVQACPTATLMEKTVIEAGTPEHKVTTTCAYCGVGCSFDAEMKGEQVVRMTPTKDGGANHGHSCVKGRFAWGYATHADRITTPMIRKSIHDPWQKVGWDEAINYAASEIQRIQGQYGKESVGGITSSRCTNEEVYVTQKLIRAVFGVNNVDTCARVCHSPTGYGLKQTLGESAGTQTFDSVMQSDVIFVMGANPTDGHPVFGSLMKRRLREGAKLIVVDPREIDLVDNSPHVRADYHLKLRPGTNVAMISALSHVIVTEGLVQEDFVKARCEWDSFVAWRDFAAKVENSPEALEKELGVPAEQIRAAARLYATGGNAAIYYGLGVTEHSQGSTTVMGIANLAMATGNLGREGVGVNPLRGQNNVQGSCDMGSMPHEFPGYRHVSDDETRAQFEQAWGVKLSADPGLRIPNMLDLAAEGSFKAVYCVGEDIAQSDPDTQHVTHALESMECVIVQDLFLNETAKFAHVFFPGASFLEKNGTFTNAERRISPVRKVMTPKNGQRDHGKHEAGLEDWEITAKFSAALGYPMHYTHASDIMDEIAALTPTFTGVSFKKLDELGSIQWPCNDEAPDGTPTMHVDAFVRGKGKFFITQYVPTTERVNKKYPLILTTGRILSQYNVGAQTRRTHNVAWHHEDVIEIHPHDAEDRGIAEGDWVGISSRAGQTVLRAKITERVQPGVVYTTFHHPESGANVITTDNSDWATNCPEYKVTAVQVSKVNQLSDWQQQYRSFSDTQIELSGMDPHTVVS; encoded by the coding sequence ATGGATGACATCAAATACGCCTCTTCGCAGACGCCCGCATTGAAGTACGATGCAGATACCGATTACGGCACACCCAAGTCTGATAGTACCACCATGGTGACATTGTCAATTGACGGTGTGGACGTGACGGTGCCTGACGGAACCTCGATTATGCATGCCGCCCAACTGGGCGGTGTGACGGTGCCCAAGCTGTGTGCGACTGACTCATTGGAACCGTTTGGCTCCTGCCGTTTGTGCCTGGTCGAGATTGAAGGCCGCCGTGGTTACCCGGCGTCTTGTACCACGCCAGTCGCACCAGGGCTCAAGGTGAAAACCCAAACACCTAAACTGGCCGATGTGCGCCGTGGTGTGATGGAGTTGTATATTTCTGATCACCCGCTGGATTGCCTGACTTGTGGCGCTAACGGCGATTGCGAGTTGCAAGATATGGCGGGTGCAGTAGGGTTGCGTGAAGTGCGTTATGGTTACGAGGGCGAAAATCACCTCGGTCAGGCCAAGGACGAATCCAACCCTTATTTTACGTTTGACCCGTCTAAATGCATTGTCTGTTCACGTTGTGTGCGTGCCTGTGAAGAAACCCAGGGCACGTTTGCGCTGACCATTCAGGGCCGCGGGTTTGACAGCAAAGTGTCGGCTGGCAACACAGACTTTCTGGACTCAGAGTGTGTCTCGTGCGGCGCTTGCGTACAAGCCTGCCCAACGGCAACCCTCATGGAAAAAACCGTGATTGAAGCCGGAACGCCTGAGCATAAAGTCACCACTACCTGTGCTTATTGCGGTGTTGGTTGCAGCTTTGATGCTGAAATGAAAGGCGAGCAAGTGGTGCGCATGACGCCAACCAAAGACGGTGGCGCCAACCACGGCCATAGCTGCGTTAAAGGCCGTTTTGCCTGGGGCTATGCGACGCATGCTGATCGTATTACGACGCCTATGATCCGTAAAAGTATTCATGACCCCTGGCAAAAAGTGGGCTGGGATGAAGCGATTAATTATGCTGCCAGCGAAATTCAGCGTATTCAGGGGCAATATGGCAAAGAGTCTGTAGGCGGTATTACTTCCAGCCGTTGCACCAATGAAGAGGTATACGTGACGCAAAAGCTGATTCGCGCCGTGTTTGGCGTGAATAACGTTGATACTTGCGCCCGTGTGTGCCACAGCCCCACCGGTTATGGCTTAAAACAAACCCTGGGTGAGTCTGCTGGTACGCAGACCTTTGACTCGGTGATGCAGTCTGATGTGATTTTTGTCATGGGCGCTAACCCGACAGATGGCCACCCGGTGTTTGGCTCATTGATGAAACGCCGTTTGCGTGAAGGTGCCAAGCTCATCGTGGTTGACCCACGTGAAATTGACCTGGTGGACAATTCACCGCATGTGCGCGCTGACTATCATTTAAAACTGCGCCCTGGGACTAACGTCGCCATGATTTCTGCACTTTCACATGTGATTGTGACTGAGGGGCTGGTGCAGGAAGACTTTGTCAAAGCGCGGTGTGAATGGGATTCATTTGTGGCCTGGCGTGATTTTGCTGCCAAGGTAGAAAACTCCCCTGAGGCGCTAGAAAAGGAATTAGGCGTGCCTGCCGAACAGATTCGCGCAGCGGCACGGTTGTATGCCACTGGCGGCAACGCAGCTATTTATTATGGTTTGGGCGTGACTGAGCATAGCCAAGGCTCTACCACTGTGATGGGCATTGCTAACCTCGCCATGGCGACGGGCAATCTTGGCCGCGAAGGCGTGGGTGTCAACCCGCTGCGGGGTCAAAACAATGTGCAGGGGTCGTGTGACATGGGCTCTATGCCACATGAGTTTCCAGGCTACCGCCATGTGTCTGATGATGAAACGCGGGCGCAATTTGAGCAAGCCTGGGGTGTCAAACTGAGTGCTGACCCTGGCTTGCGTATTCCTAATATGCTGGACCTGGCGGCTGAAGGTAGTTTTAAAGCGGTGTATTGCGTGGGTGAGGATATTGCCCAGTCTGACCCGGATACTCAGCATGTGACGCATGCGCTGGAAAGCATGGAGTGCGTGATTGTGCAGGACTTGTTCTTGAACGAAACGGCCAAGTTTGCGCATGTGTTTTTCCCTGGGGCGTCTTTCCTGGAGAAAAATGGTACCTTTACCAATGCCGAGCGCCGCATTTCGCCAGTGCGCAAAGTGATGACCCCGAAAAATGGCCAAAGAGACCATGGCAAGCATGAGGCCGGACTGGAAGATTGGGAGATTACAGCAAAATTTTCAGCAGCACTGGGTTACCCAATGCATTACACCCATGCCAGCGACATCATGGACGAAATTGCTGCTTTGACGCCGACCTTTACTGGCGTCAGCTTTAAAAAACTGGATGAACTGGGCAGCATACAATGGCCATGTAACGACGAAGCACCAGATGGTACGCCCACCATGCATGTGGATGCTTTTGTGCGTGGTAAAGGTAAGTTTTTTATTACCCAATATGTGCCGACCACTGAGCGTGTTAACAAGAAGTATCCATTGATTTTAACCACTGGCCGCATTTTGTCGCAATACAATGTGGGCGCGCAAACACGCCGTACGCATAACGTGGCCTGGCATCATGAGGATGTGATTGAAATCCATCCGCACGATGCTGAAGACCGTGGCATTGCCGAAGGCGATTGGGTAGGCATTAGCAGTCGCGCCGGTCAAACGGTGTTGCGTGCCAAGATCACCGAGCGCGTACAGCCTGGGGTGGTGTACACCACGTTCCACCATCCAGAGTCGGGGGCCAATGTGATCACCACCGATAACTCTGACTGGGCAACCAATTGCCCGGAGTACAAAGTGACTGCCGTACAAGTGTCCAAAGTGAATCAGTTATCAGACTGGCAACAACAGTATCGCTCGTTTAGCGATACGCAAATTGAGTTGTCGGGAATGGATCCGCATACGGTTGTTTCTTGA
- a CDS encoding NADH-quinone oxidoreductase subunit NuoF, whose translation MVKVYVPIDSTALSLGAERTAKKMMQEAQARGVDVTLIRNGSRGLFWLEPLVEVETAQGRIAFGPVQPKDVAGLFDAIFTDALSDTAKAHPLYLGLTDELAWLKQQQRLTFARVGIIDPISLEDYLAHDGYKGLNNALGLSGADIVKAVTDSGLRGRGGAAFPTGIKWNTVLNAPSEQKYVVCNADEGDSGTYSDRMVMEDDPFMLIEGMTIAGIAVGASQGYIYLRSEYPHALKTLNEAIRKANVAGYLGDDILGSGHTFHLEVRRAAGAYVCGEETSLLESLEGKRGLVRFKPPLPAIEGLFGKPTIVNNVISLATIPIILDKGAQYYADYGMGRSRGTLPIQLAGNLKQTGLVELAFGATLRELLYDYGGGSASGRPIRAVQVGGPLGAYLPESQFDTPLDYEEFTKIWAVLGHGGIVAFDDNVDMAKMARYAFEFCAVESCGKCTPCRIGSTRGVEVMDKIVLGKNHPNNVQLLRDLSDTMLNGSLCALGGMTPYPVLSALNHFPEDFGLSNKEAAA comes from the coding sequence ATGGTTAAAGTCTATGTCCCGATTGATTCAACGGCGCTCTCTCTGGGCGCTGAGCGTACCGCTAAAAAAATGATGCAAGAAGCGCAGGCGCGTGGCGTTGATGTGACGCTGATACGCAACGGTTCACGTGGCTTGTTCTGGCTGGAGCCGCTGGTCGAAGTTGAAACCGCGCAAGGTCGTATTGCTTTTGGCCCGGTGCAACCTAAAGATGTCGCTGGGTTGTTCGACGCAATCTTTACCGATGCTTTGTCGGACACAGCCAAAGCGCATCCCTTATATTTAGGCCTGACCGATGAACTTGCCTGGTTAAAACAACAACAACGCCTGACATTCGCCCGCGTTGGTATTATCGACCCGATATCGCTAGAAGATTATCTGGCGCACGATGGCTACAAAGGCCTCAACAATGCGTTGGGCTTGTCAGGAGCCGACATTGTCAAAGCAGTGACGGATTCTGGCTTGCGTGGTCGCGGCGGTGCGGCTTTCCCGACCGGCATCAAGTGGAATACCGTGCTCAATGCTCCGTCTGAGCAAAAATATGTGGTGTGTAATGCTGACGAAGGCGACTCGGGTACTTATTCCGACCGCATGGTGATGGAAGATGATCCATTCATGCTGATTGAGGGCATGACCATTGCAGGGATTGCCGTTGGTGCGAGCCAGGGCTACATTTATTTACGTAGTGAATATCCACATGCGTTAAAAACCCTCAACGAGGCCATTCGTAAAGCCAATGTGGCGGGCTATCTGGGTGACGATATTTTAGGCTCAGGCCATACTTTTCATCTTGAAGTACGTCGGGCGGCTGGCGCCTATGTGTGCGGCGAAGAAACCTCCTTACTCGAAAGCCTGGAAGGCAAACGCGGCCTGGTGCGGTTTAAACCACCGCTGCCTGCGATTGAAGGTTTGTTTGGCAAGCCGACCATTGTGAATAACGTGATTTCACTGGCGACGATACCGATTATTTTAGATAAGGGCGCGCAGTATTATGCCGATTACGGCATGGGTCGCTCACGCGGCACCTTGCCTATTCAGTTGGCGGGCAATTTAAAGCAAACGGGCCTGGTCGAGCTGGCCTTTGGCGCCACCTTGCGCGAGCTACTGTATGACTATGGCGGCGGCTCTGCTTCGGGTCGTCCGATTCGTGCCGTGCAGGTAGGCGGCCCATTAGGCGCGTATCTGCCTGAAAGCCAGTTTGATACGCCGCTAGACTATGAAGAATTTACCAAGATTTGGGCGGTACTGGGTCACGGCGGCATTGTTGCGTTTGATGACAATGTTGATATGGCCAAAATGGCGCGCTACGCTTTTGAGTTTTGTGCTGTAGAAAGCTGCGGAAAATGTACGCCATGCCGCATTGGTTCTACGCGCGGCGTGGAGGTCATGGACAAGATTGTGCTGGGTAAAAACCACCCTAACAATGTGCAATTATTGCGCGATTTGTCCGACACTATGTTGAATGGTTCTTTGTGCGCGCTGGGGGGCATGACGCCTTACCCAGTTTTGAGTGCATTGAATCATTTTCCTGAAGATTTTGGTCTAAGTAATAAAGAAGCTGCTGCCTAA
- a CDS encoding formate dehydrogenase subunit gamma: protein MDNTLSHEQHAQIQAHIQAHQHVPGGLMPLLHAIQDDIGYVPEAVYPEIAKALALSVAEVHGVVSFYHHFRTHPIGKHVLQVCRAESCQAMGSEKLEAALKATLGVDYHQTTTDGNVTLLPVYCLGNCGCSPAVMLDDEVYGRMSAEKVTDLIAEVCHG from the coding sequence TTGGATAACACATTAAGCCATGAGCAACACGCGCAAATACAGGCGCATATTCAAGCACATCAGCATGTGCCGGGCGGGTTAATGCCTTTGTTACATGCGATTCAGGACGATATTGGCTACGTGCCGGAAGCGGTTTACCCTGAGATTGCCAAAGCGCTGGCCCTGTCTGTGGCTGAGGTGCATGGTGTCGTTTCTTTTTATCATCATTTCCGTACCCACCCTATCGGTAAACATGTATTACAGGTCTGCCGGGCCGAGTCTTGTCAGGCCATGGGCTCAGAAAAACTGGAAGCCGCACTCAAGGCCACTTTAGGTGTGGATTATCACCAAACGACTACTGACGGTAACGTGACTTTGTTGCCGGTGTATTGCCTGGGTAACTGTGGTTGTTCGCCCGCGGTGATGCTTGATGACGAAGTCTACGGGCGCATGAGTGCTGAAAAAGTCACCGACTTGATTGCCGAGGTGTGCCATGGTTAA
- the moaA gene encoding GTP 3',8-cyclase MoaA, protein MQTTANIPSQLIDQFGRRVDYIRLSITDRCDFRCQYCMAEDMTFLPRDAVLSLEECARLVKLFVRMGVRKVRITGGEPLVRKNAMWLFEEIGHLPGLDECVLTTNGSQLDKYAVTLKTAGVKRINISIDSLQEQRFKTITRVGELSKVLTGLDAARAAGFDNIKINTVLMRGINDDEAEALVNFAIQKKVDISFIEEMPLGAVDHDREQSCVNNTETLALLKSKFSLTPSTHRTGGPARYWQVNGEQTKIGFISPHSHNFCESCNRVRITCQGELFLCLGQDHQVNLLPLLRNHPNDDQPLIDAILHGMHIKPEGHDFDLRRAAPAVIRFMSHTGG, encoded by the coding sequence ATGCAAACCACGGCCAACATTCCCTCACAATTGATCGACCAGTTTGGTCGGCGGGTGGACTATATCCGCCTGTCGATCACCGATCGTTGTGACTTTCGTTGCCAATACTGCATGGCAGAAGACATGACCTTTTTGCCGCGCGATGCCGTGTTGTCACTCGAAGAATGTGCACGCCTGGTTAAACTGTTTGTCCGTATGGGCGTGCGTAAAGTTCGCATCACCGGCGGCGAACCACTGGTACGCAAAAACGCGATGTGGCTGTTTGAAGAAATCGGCCATTTGCCAGGTCTGGATGAATGCGTGCTTACCACCAACGGCAGCCAGCTGGATAAATATGCAGTGACGCTAAAAACGGCCGGGGTCAAACGCATCAATATTTCCATCGACAGCCTGCAAGAACAACGCTTTAAAACCATCACCCGCGTGGGTGAATTATCAAAAGTGCTCACCGGGCTGGACGCAGCAAGGGCTGCTGGCTTTGACAATATCAAAATCAATACCGTGCTCATGCGTGGTATCAACGACGATGAAGCAGAAGCTTTAGTCAACTTTGCCATTCAAAAAAAGGTTGATATCAGCTTTATTGAAGAAATGCCGCTGGGGGCCGTCGACCACGATCGCGAACAAAGTTGCGTCAACAATACCGAAACACTGGCTTTGTTAAAAAGTAAGTTCTCACTCACGCCTAGTACCCACAGAACAGGCGGCCCTGCGCGCTACTGGCAGGTCAATGGCGAGCAAACAAAAATTGGCTTTATCTCGCCGCATAGCCATAACTTTTGCGAAAGCTGCAACCGCGTGCGCATTACCTGCCAGGGAGAGCTGTTTTTATGCCTGGGGCAAGACCACCAAGTGAACTTGCTGCCACTGCTGCGCAACCACCCCAACGATGATCAACCTTTAATTGACGCCATTTTGCATGGTATGCACATCAAGCCAGAAGGCCACGACTTTGATTTGCGGCGTGCGGCGCCTGCGGTGATACGCTTTATGTCACACACAGGTGGTTAA
- the mobA gene encoding molybdenum cofactor guanylyltransferase MobA produces MQITAVILAGGRGMRMGGADKGLVSYQGRPMVAHVLARIQPQVDHVIINANRNLDQYQDFGLPVVADANDQFDGPLAGMQAGLHHATTDWVLSVPCDSPLLPLDLVSRLRRAIEQASAIHHTPTMLAIARSASGTHPVFCLMPRQLRADLDAFLQQGQRKVSAWQAEHPHVFVSFEDEQAFTNINQPPASLP; encoded by the coding sequence ATGCAGATTACAGCGGTGATTTTGGCCGGTGGGCGCGGCATGCGGATGGGCGGTGCAGATAAAGGCCTGGTGAGTTACCAGGGCAGACCCATGGTGGCACATGTGTTAGCGCGCATACAGCCGCAAGTAGACCATGTCATCATCAATGCCAACCGCAACCTAGATCAGTATCAAGACTTTGGCCTACCCGTTGTTGCCGATGCCAACGATCAATTTGATGGCCCGCTGGCGGGCATGCAGGCAGGCTTGCATCACGCCACCACAGACTGGGTGCTCAGCGTGCCTTGCGACTCGCCGTTATTACCACTGGATTTAGTCAGCCGGTTGCGCCGCGCGATAGAGCAAGCATCCGCCATTCACCACACGCCAACCATGCTGGCCATTGCACGCAGTGCGAGCGGCACGCACCCGGTATTCTGCTTGATGCCACGCCAACTGCGCGCCGACCTGGATGCCTTTCTGCAACAAGGTCAGCGCAAAGTGAGTGCCTGGCAAGCCGAGCACCCCCATGTATTTGTGAGCTTTGAAGATGAGCAAGCATTTACTAACATCAACCAACCCCCTGCTTCGCTACCATGA
- the glp gene encoding gephyrin-like molybdotransferase Glp, with protein MNNQDLLQQLANDPSCADDYDPNAMSVTQARQYIQQFLSPVQDTETMAIKQTLGRMLAAPVVSGINVPGHNNSAMDGFAFRHAEANQPLTLAGTAFAGNPFTGVLPVGGCVKIMTGAVIPPGVDTVVMQEHTHSEGELVSLLKIPAFGANIRLTGEDIAVGQTVLARGHQIQPADMGLLASLGIAEVQVYRRLKVAFFSTGDELVSVGQPLQAGQIYDSNRYSLWGMLQALGVDAHDLGNVADDPQALENTLLEAANTHDVVISSGGVSVGEADFMKQLLAKHGQVLFWKINMKPGRPLAYGKLGHSHYFGLPGNPVSTMVTFYQFVQAALKSLMGASAVDQPSFKVECVSAIRKAPGRTEFQRGILFKQGQHWQVKTTGEQGSGMLSSMSQANCFIVLDEATGALAAGAMVEVQPFSGAC; from the coding sequence ATGAATAACCAAGACCTTTTGCAACAACTGGCCAATGATCCTTCTTGCGCAGATGACTATGATCCGAATGCCATGTCGGTGACGCAAGCGCGTCAGTACATCCAGCAATTTTTATCGCCAGTGCAAGATACCGAAACCATGGCCATCAAGCAAACGCTTGGTCGTATGCTGGCGGCGCCGGTGGTCTCCGGCATCAATGTGCCGGGGCACAATAATTCAGCCATGGACGGCTTTGCCTTTCGGCATGCAGAAGCCAATCAACCGCTCACCTTGGCAGGCACCGCCTTTGCAGGCAATCCATTTACTGGCGTCTTGCCAGTAGGTGGCTGCGTCAAAATCATGACTGGCGCCGTCATTCCGCCAGGCGTGGATACCGTGGTTATGCAGGAGCACACTCACTCTGAAGGTGAGCTTGTCTCACTATTAAAAATCCCGGCATTCGGGGCCAATATCCGGCTAACCGGTGAAGATATTGCCGTGGGCCAAACCGTGCTGGCGCGCGGCCATCAAATACAACCGGCAGACATGGGCTTACTGGCCTCACTTGGCATTGCAGAGGTTCAGGTTTACCGCCGCTTGAAAGTGGCTTTTTTTAGCACGGGCGATGAGCTGGTGAGTGTGGGCCAACCGTTGCAGGCGGGCCAGATTTACGACAGTAATCGTTACAGCTTGTGGGGCATGTTGCAGGCCTTGGGCGTGGATGCGCATGATCTCGGCAATGTCGCCGATGACCCGCAAGCGCTCGAAAATACTTTATTAGAAGCCGCCAACACGCACGATGTGGTGATTAGCAGTGGTGGCGTTTCAGTGGGCGAAGCTGACTTTATGAAGCAATTGCTGGCAAAACATGGTCAGGTCTTGTTCTGGAAAATCAATATGAAACCAGGGCGCCCGCTGGCCTACGGCAAACTTGGCCACTCACATTATTTTGGCTTACCTGGCAACCCGGTATCTACCATGGTGACTTTTTACCAGTTTGTGCAAGCCGCACTCAAAAGCTTGATGGGCGCGAGCGCAGTTGACCAACCTTCGTTCAAGGTCGAATGTGTGAGCGCGATTAGAAAAGCGCCTGGGCGCACCGAATTTCAGCGCGGCATCTTGTTCAAACAAGGCCAGCACTGGCAAGTCAAAACAACGGGCGAACAAGGCTCCGGCATGTTGAGCAGTATGAGTCAGGCCAATTGTTTTATTGTGCTGGACGAAGCCACCGGCGCACTGGCCGCAGGTGCGATGGTTGAAGTGCAGCCCTTTAGCGGGGCTTGCTAA
- a CDS encoding energy transducer TonB, which translates to MFTMPKPDYDLPPPKKQEIRIELVKEQPPAPALPVAEPEPTPPPKQSTPVPPKPEPVKAEPKPVEHKPVAPQKPSPTPEPPTEAARPAVESPAPAIIAAKPTASDTKPEVVVAPSAPQPAPPPEPPKASGPSEGDIEAARNAFKEAAQREIQKNLRYPRIALERSIEGVTNLHITFDDHGNVTSIEVAESSGNKALDEAAIATIKKSQFKSLFNDILRGRLKSTNVPVSFKLMGSQ; encoded by the coding sequence ATGTTTACAATGCCCAAGCCAGACTATGACCTGCCGCCGCCAAAAAAGCAGGAAATCCGCATTGAACTGGTGAAAGAACAACCACCCGCACCCGCATTACCGGTCGCTGAGCCTGAGCCCACACCACCACCCAAACAATCTACGCCGGTGCCACCAAAACCAGAGCCAGTCAAAGCCGAACCCAAACCGGTCGAGCATAAACCTGTCGCCCCTCAAAAACCATCACCAACCCCGGAACCACCGACAGAGGCCGCGCGCCCGGCGGTTGAGTCGCCCGCACCAGCCATCATTGCAGCCAAACCAACCGCCAGCGATACGAAACCGGAGGTGGTTGTGGCCCCGTCGGCGCCGCAGCCAGCACCGCCACCAGAACCACCCAAAGCCAGCGGACCAAGTGAAGGCGACATTGAAGCCGCGCGTAACGCCTTTAAAGAAGCCGCACAGCGTGAAATTCAGAAAAACTTGCGTTACCCGAGGATCGCCTTGGAACGCAGCATTGAAGGGGTGACTAACCTGCACATTACCTTTGATGACCATGGCAACGTGACTAGCATCGAAGTGGCAGAATCCAGTGGCAATAAGGCGTTGGACGAGGCGGCTATTGCAACCATCAAAAAATCGCAGTTTAAATCCCTGTTTAACGACATACTGCGCGGCAGGTTGAAGTCCACCAACGTGCCGGTCAGTTTTAAACTGATGGGTAGCCAATAA
- a CDS encoding HAMP domain-containing sensor histidine kinase — protein MLFKRTLSLGAAHRAHGKPLRHLLLFHDLYFIALIVLAVASGGYGIYLWDKASKQSQRINFVIQEIYLVRGDLYRQTKELFDAFFLQEENALQEYNQYTSSILEHLERLQNIAIDQEERDALMDIERKYRNLVNEAPALFYRYQNNPDRKAQKSIYQDIETGIFRHYEEVSKRAENLLFVKQGEIKHRLDDARSNSIAVLSLPLLLACILIVYSRRILKNSIVRPINDIMQATNAISTGNLSHQVPEAGAEELAVLSREINKMAEDLAASRDAVVKNEKQAALGLLVPMLAHNIRNPLASIRATAQVIDDPLLDKDTLESIQGIIHTVDRLERWTGSLLSYLHPIKPMLNQLLLSSIVQGAITTLQPKLNEKQIKVIENSATIKRLILTDEHLLEQMLYNLLLNASEASPKGTEIQLMCALANNLLTIIIIDQGPGMPFKPEPHALTPGPTTKRFGTGLGIPFAFKVCEELGGAMTFDSEPGKGTHITITLPQ, from the coding sequence ATGCTGTTCAAACGCACTTTATCTTTGGGCGCTGCTCACCGGGCCCACGGCAAACCGCTCAGACACTTGCTGCTGTTTCATGACTTGTATTTTATTGCACTGATTGTGCTTGCCGTCGCCAGTGGTGGTTATGGGATTTACCTATGGGACAAGGCATCCAAACAATCGCAACGCATTAATTTTGTGATTCAGGAAATCTACTTGGTGCGCGGTGATCTTTATCGCCAAACCAAAGAGTTATTCGATGCATTTTTCTTACAAGAAGAGAATGCCTTGCAAGAATACAATCAATATACATCGTCGATTCTTGAGCACCTGGAACGCTTGCAAAACATCGCCATCGACCAGGAAGAGCGCGATGCGCTCATGGACATTGAGCGCAAATACCGTAATCTGGTCAACGAAGCACCCGCCCTGTTTTACCGCTATCAAAACAACCCCGATCGCAAAGCGCAAAAATCTATTTACCAGGATATCGAAACCGGCATTTTCAGACATTATGAAGAGGTTTCCAAACGCGCCGAAAACTTACTGTTTGTGAAACAAGGCGAAATCAAACATCGGCTGGATGACGCCAGGAGCAACTCGATTGCCGTGCTGTCATTACCCTTGTTGCTGGCCTGCATCCTGATTGTGTATTCGCGGCGTATTTTGAAAAACTCTATTGTCAGGCCGATTAACGACATCATGCAGGCAACCAATGCCATTAGTACCGGCAATCTCAGCCATCAGGTGCCCGAGGCCGGTGCTGAAGAGCTTGCCGTGTTGTCCAGAGAAATTAACAAAATGGCCGAAGACCTGGCGGCCAGCCGTGACGCCGTGGTTAAAAACGAAAAGCAGGCTGCGCTCGGCTTGCTGGTGCCGATGCTGGCGCATAACATCCGCAACCCGCTGGCCAGCATACGTGCCACGGCACAGGTGATTGATGACCCGCTGCTGGATAAAGACACGCTGGAGTCGATTCAAGGCATTATCCACACTGTAGACCGGCTGGAGCGTTGGACCGGCAGCCTGCTGTCTTACCTGCACCCGATCAAACCCATGCTTAACCAGTTGCTGCTTTCTTCTATCGTGCAGGGTGCAATTACCACCTTGCAACCAAAGCTGAATGAAAAACAAATCAAGGTGATTGAAAACAGCGCGACGATTAAACGCCTGATACTCACAGATGAACATTTGCTGGAGCAAATGCTATATAACCTGCTGTTAAATGCCTCAGAGGCTTCGCCCAAGGGTACGGAAATCCAGTTAATGTGTGCGCTTGCAAACAACTTGTTAACCATCATCATCATAGATCAAGGGCCAGGCATGCCGTTCAAACCAGAACCCCATGCGCTCACTCCAGGCCCAACCACTAAACGCTTTGGCACAGGCTTAGGCATCCCGTTTGCCTTTAAGGTATGCGAGGAGCTAGGCGGGGCCATGACGTTTGACAGCGAACCCGGTAAAGGCACGCACATCACCATCACGTTGCCACAGTAA
- a CDS encoding peroxiredoxin yields the protein MLNSPVPELILPATSGLQFNSKDYLGKFLVLYFYPKDATPGCTTQGTQFRDLHQQFAAANAVVFGISRDSLKSHENFKAKYTFPFELIADSDEIACQAFNVIKMKNMYGKQVRGIERSTFLVNPQGIIVREWRGVKVDGHAAEVYASIQSSHS from the coding sequence ATGTTGAATTCACCTGTTCCAGAACTCATCTTACCGGCCACATCCGGCCTTCAATTTAATAGCAAAGACTATTTAGGTAAGTTTCTCGTTCTCTATTTTTACCCCAAAGATGCCACGCCCGGCTGTACTACCCAAGGTACGCAGTTTCGTGATCTGCACCAACAATTTGCTGCGGCGAATGCGGTGGTCTTTGGTATTTCACGCGATAGCCTGAAATCACACGAAAATTTCAAAGCCAAGTATACGTTTCCGTTTGAGCTGATTGCTGACAGTGACGAAATCGCCTGTCAGGCATTTAACGTGATCAAAATGAAAAACATGTACGGCAAACAGGTACGTGGCATTGAACGCAGTACATTTCTGGTCAACCCACAAGGCATCATTGTGCGCGAATGGCGCGGTGTCAAAGTGGATGGGCATGCCGCCGAGGTATACGCCAGTATTCAGTCTTCCCACTCATAA